CCTATCGGGCTGACGAGGCGATCTCAGATCTCCTGGCTATTTTGGATGACCGTATCGAATCAGAAGGCGTCCAGGTTGGCCTTCCCATCGAGTTTCTTCATCAGATGTGGACACTGTGCAATAAGGCAACCACGCACATTTCGGAAACCGTCTGGTTGAGAAAAAATCTGGATCAGGGCACCGGGTCGAAAGCGGAAGTCCGGCAACTCACCTACCAAGCCCTCATTACATTCCTGGAGGCTCAGCCCGAAGATGACGAGTCGGGAGACGCGACTCCAAACTGAATGGCTAACCAGCCATCCCACTCCCTGACATGGCGTTGACGCCATCCGCACTCTGTACACTGCCGGACAATCTCAAATTCATCTTCCTCCAGCAGCCCGGATACCACCAACTGTGTTTGCGGACCCCGCATCCTCGCAAATTGATCGATCACGTGAAGGATCGTTCTGCGATCCAGGTTGGCAAGAATGACATCAAATGATTGGGCCGGAAGCGTGGCCAACGGGCAAGAGGACAGTGTCAATGCTTCTTGAATGTTGTTCACCACCGCGTATTCCCTGGCACAGTCGAGCGCCGTGGTATCCACATCAATTCCCAGCGCACTGGTCGCTCCCAGGCGCAATGCCGCCATCGCAAGAATCCCGCTCCCCGTCCCCACATCCAGCACCCTCATGCCTGGAAGCCACGTGACCCCTTCCAACCATTCAAGAATCATTTGGGTCGTGGCATGATGACCGGTCCCAAACGCCTGCTTGGGATCAATAATCAATTCCACTCCATCCTCGGGCATCTCCATGGTGGCCCAACTCGGGCGAATGCCAATTCGACGGCCAATGCGAATGGGCTGAACAGACGCGGCCCATGTGGCATTCCAATCCTGAGCCTTCACCGGATGAAACCGAAGAGCCCCTTCCGGAAGAGCCACACCCAATACGCTGATCGCTGACCGGACCTGCTGAAGAATCTCTGCTCCATTCTTACTCCAATACAGCACGGTGGATCCCTCCGCGTCCCATGCTCCAAGAAATTCCTGGCAATCGAGAATCCCCGCTAACTCAGCGGCATCCACGGAAATGGGAATAGTAATTTCAAAGGCAGCCGCATCCATAGGAGCTATTCCATCGGTAAAGGTTTCCAAAAGTACGCGACTCCTGCCACCCAATCCTTGGCGGAAAGGCACAGAAGGCTCTCTTCAAATAGGCGCCAGCCATAAGGAGAAAAGGGGTTCATTAAGGGCTCTGTGCCATGAGAACGCGCCTGTCTGGTTGGTTCAATAGGCACCTCACGATATTCCACGTTATTGACGGGATCACGCAGAGCGGCTAATGTCCGCAGGCCCTATGAAATGTACCACCACTGACAGACGAGAACAGGCGATTCTTCGCCTTATTCACCGCACCGAGCGGATGCAGGCGAAAGGCACCATCGCCAGCCGGCAATTCAGCCGATGGAGAATGGGAACATTCCTAGCGGGAGCCGCTATCACGATCGGAGTGTATCAACAAGCGTGGTTTCATACCGGCAATGGTCTCCTGATTCTCTTCCTCATTGGATTTCTCACTATATCCTGGTTTCACCAGCGATTGAAATCCCGATTGCATCGATTACAGCTCTGGCTGGACATCAAAAAAGACAGCCTGGCGCGACTGCAACTTGATTGGCCACACATAGCCGCCTACGAACACCGGGCCCCTGAGCGACATCCATTCGCCATAGACCTCGACCTCACAGGTCCGCATTCTTTATTGAGCTTGATCGACACCACCTTTTCCTCCATAGGTCAACACCGCGTCGCCACCTGGCTTTTCCAGTCCAATCTTCCTGAACCGGACGGTCTCTCATGGACAACCAGGCAGACCTTGGTGAAAGAACTCACTCCACTCACCCGTTTGAGGGATCGCTGTCTTTTAGCCAACCGGCTCATTAGCTCCGATCGGCTGAATGGAACCCGCATTCTTTCCTTGCTCGAAGCACCCGTCTCCATCAGGCATTTGCCGCTGATTATCTTCGCAGCATGTGCACTGACGAGTCTCACCATCGTCTTAGGACTCTGGACGCTCCTCGCGGGGACCCCGAATTTCTGGCTGCTTCCCCTGACCCTTTATATCGGAACCTATTTTCTCCTCTCGGGATCCATCCACCCGCTTTTCGGCCGGGTGCTCACCCTTCATGAAGAACTGGAAAAACTTGTCAGCCTGATTACCGAACTTGAACAATCAACCTTCCTGCATCAACCAACAATGCGACAGGTCTGCCAGCCTATTTTGACTCAACAGAATCGTCCGACTCAGAGCTTGAAACAGCTCAGCCGGATCTGTCAGGGGCTCAGCGTTAAAGCTCATCC
Above is a window of Candidatus Nitrospira neomarina DNA encoding:
- a CDS encoding 50S ribosomal protein L11 methyltransferase translates to MPFRQGLGGRSRVLLETFTDGIAPMDAAAFEITIPISVDAAELAGILDCQEFLGAWDAEGSTVLYWSKNGAEILQQVRSAISVLGVALPEGALRFHPVKAQDWNATWAASVQPIRIGRRIGIRPSWATMEMPEDGVELIIDPKQAFGTGHHATTQMILEWLEGVTWLPGMRVLDVGTGSGILAMAALRLGATSALGIDVDTTALDCAREYAVVNNIQEALTLSSCPLATLPAQSFDVILANLDRRTILHVIDQFARMRGPQTQLVVSGLLEEDEFEIVRQCTECGWRQRHVREWDGWLAIQFGVASPDSSSSG
- a CDS encoding MutS family DNA mismatch repair protein; protein product: MKCTTTDRREQAILRLIHRTERMQAKGTIASRQFSRWRMGTFLAGAAITIGVYQQAWFHTGNGLLILFLIGFLTISWFHQRLKSRLHRLQLWLDIKKDSLARLQLDWPHIAAYEHRAPERHPFAIDLDLTGPHSLLSLIDTTFSSIGQHRVATWLFQSNLPEPDGLSWTTRQTLVKELTPLTRLRDRCLLANRLISSDRLNGTRILSLLEAPVSIRHLPLIIFAACALTSLTIVLGLWTLLAGTPNFWLLPLTLYIGTYFLLSGSIHPLFGRVLTLHEELEKLVSLITELEQSTFLHQPTMRQVCQPILTQQNRPTQSLKQLSRICQGLSVKAHPLVHLGLNALVPWDLWFVGKLNRLISRLRTTLPDWLDTIGTVDAAGALARYAYLNPDYLWPQLETTNTTPDTQGLTAGSLGHPLIARAHRVTNDLELRGEGHLLLVTGSNMSGKSTFLRTVGINVCLAQAGGPVCAVIFSWTWLRLYCCIRVTDALDEGLSYFYAEVKRLKVILEAVESTNPHPVLFLIDEIYRGTNNRERLAGSEAFVQALQQSRGMGMISTHDLELTGLASGNGHIQNAHFQETVEAGTLHFDYRLRPGPCPTTNALRIMAQEGLPVPPDHSTNPHKGC